A stretch of the Vigna radiata var. radiata cultivar VC1973A chromosome 9, Vradiata_ver6, whole genome shotgun sequence genome encodes the following:
- the LOC106773252 gene encoding patatin-like protein 3 (The sequence of the model RefSeq protein was modified relative to this genomic sequence to represent the inferred CDS: added 53 bases not found in genome assembly), whose protein sequence is MSPLLLFGLVFLSHFNGGLNTPLPPPNFGDHVSILSIDGGGIRGIIPATVLIYLDNALKAKDPTTSLADYFDVISGTSTGGIMSVMLAAPNASDSNRPLFTPSQVVEFYKKYGPGIFKPRSILDPVQCPKYDGKFLRDTARQILKETRLDQTLTNLVIPTFDEDKIHPVIFSNYKLKTESYLNAKLSDIALGTSAAPTYFPSHEFQNDGVSFDLADGALAANNPALVAVSEVIQNNGQKEI, encoded by the exons ATGTCTCCACTGCTTTTGTTTGGTTTGGTGTTTCTGAGCCACTTCAATGGTGGATTGAATACACCATTGCCACCTCCAAACTTTGGAGATCATGTTTCCATTCTAAGCATAGATGGTGGTGGCATCAGAGGAATTATTCCTGCCACTGTTCTTATTTACTTGGACAATGCTCTTAAG GCTAAGGATCCAACGACATCGTTGGCAGATTATTTCGATGTGATATCAGGAACAAGCACTGGTGGAATCATGAGTGTTATGTTAGCAGCTCCAAACGCATCTGATTCCAATCGTCCTCTCTTTACTCCATCACAAGTCGTAGAGTTCTACAAGAAATATGGCCCTGGCATATTTAAACCTAG ATCTATCTTGGATCCCGTCCAATGTCCCAAGTATGATGGAAAGTTTTTAAGAGATACAGCTCGTCAGATATTGAAAGAAACACGACTCGATCAAACGTTGACCAACTTGGTAATACCAACTTTTGACGAGGACAAAATCCATCCAGTTATATTCTCAAACTACAAG CTGAAGACAGAAAGTTACCTGAATGCGAAACTTTCAGATATTGCTCTTGGCACTTCGGCTGCACCAACTTATTTTCCATCCCACGAATTTCAGAATGATGgtgtttcatttgatttggcTGATGGTGCTCTCGCTGCTAACAATCCT
- the LOC106773946 gene encoding patatin-like protein 3, with translation MSPLLLFGLVFLSHFNGGLNTPLPPPNFGDHVSILSIDGGGIRGIIPATVLIYLDNALKAKDPTTSLADYFDVISGTSTGGIMSVMLAAPNASDFNRPLFTPSQVVQFYKKNGPNIFKPRSIIDPIQCPKYDGKFLRDTARQILKETRLDQTLTNLVIPTFDEDKIHPVIFSNYKLKTESYLNAKLSDIALGTSAAPTYFPSHEFQNDGVAFDLADGALAANNPALVAVSEVIQNNGQKEILLLSLGTGITAAQNKLGGIFDLGCQALWLSLHQDTFNEAMFRTDVTHYYLATIFPGILPADNYLRIEEYNLDPSMEEMDDASKKNMDKLETVGKNLLLQKVKRMNVNTFLPFELDQTNAQALDRLAERLYAERQLRLKRKSMEKGGRPFIETI, from the exons ATGTCTCCACTGCTTTTGTTTGGTTTGGTGTTTCTGAGCCACTTCAATGGTGGATTGAATACACCATTGCCACCTCCAAACTTTGGAGATCATGTTTCCATTCTAAGCATAGATGGTGGTGGCATCAGAGGAATTATTCCTGCCACTGTTCTTATTTACTTGGACAATGCTCTTAAG GCTAAGGATCCAACGACATCGTTGGCAGATTATTTCGATGTGATATCAGGAACAAGTACTGGTGGAATCATGAGTGTTATGTTAGCAGCTCCAAACGCATCTGATTTCAATCGTCCCCTCTTTACTCCATCACAAGTCGTACAGTTCTACAAGAAAAATGGCCCTAACATATTTAAACCTAG ATCTATCATCGATCCCATCCAATGTCCCAAGTATGATGGAAAGTTTTTACGAGATACAGCTCGTCAGATATTGAAAGAAACACGACTCGATCAAACGTTGACCAACTTGGTAATACCAACTTTTGACGAGGACAAAATCCATCCAGTTATATTCTCAAACTACAAG CTGAAGACAGAAAGTTACCTGAATGCGAAACTTTCAGATATTGCTCTTGGCACTTCGGCTGCACCAACTTATTTTCCATCCCACGAATTTCAGAACGATGGTGTTGCATTTGATTTAGCTGATGGTGCTCTCGCTGCTAACAATCCT GCTCTGGTTGCTGTGAGTGAAGTGATACAAAACAATGGGCAAAAGGAAATTTTGTTGCTGTCATTAGGAACTGGAATAACCGCAGCTCAGAATAAGTTAGGTGGCATCTTTGATCTTGGCTGCCAAGCTTTATGGCTAAGTTTACACCAAGATACTTTCAATGAAGCTATGTTCAGAACAGACGTCACTCATTACTATCTTGCCACAATCTTCCCAGGCATCTTACCTGCAGATAACTATCTCCGAATTGAG GAGTATAACCTGGATCCATCCATGGAAGAAATGGATGATGCTTCTAAAAAGAACATGGATAAGCTTGAAACGGTGGGAAAGAACCTGTTGCTCCAAAAAGTTAAGAGGATGAATGTGAATACATTTCTTCCATTTGAACTCGACCAAACAAATGCTCAAGCTCTAGACAG GTTGGCTGAGCGATTATATGCAGAGAGGCAATTGCGTCTGAAAAGAAAATCTATGGAAAAAGGAGGAAGACCTTTCATTGAAACTATATAA